Proteins encoded by one window of Enterococcus saccharolyticus subsp. saccharolyticus:
- a CDS encoding carbohydrate-binding domain-containing protein has product MVSSSLEQAEKVITTLASNTTNTLTDGTDYQLEADATEPDATFFSKEDLVINGDGELVINGNYNNGIRSKDDLILISGNYTINAKNNALKGKDSVQIKDGLYTLTTQEGDGIQANNTEDETKGFVTIDGGSFLLTSGRDGIQAETNVTIQQADITIQTGETTLSEDESYKGIKAGKAVTIQSGTITIDSADDSLHSNGDITIADGKLTLTSQDDGIHADNNLTIDGGNITIKGSYEGLEASVITLNAGDITVVASDDGVNAGGGSNTTTETGTFGADSFGGPGGGGPGGGDQADESKQIIINGGTLAIDAQGDGLDSNGNVQMTGGTVTVNGPTDNGNGALDYNGTFNLTGGTLVSAGSNGMAMNVSDSSTQPSFGIYFDSTQKADTVISLLDSSGNVVVTYQPSKDFQHLTLSSADLKVGETYTLISGSEANGSEKNGLYDEGIVNGVELGTLTLSDTITNVTETGEEATTGMMGGGPGGMMGNPGEMPTGERPQ; this is encoded by the coding sequence ATTAACGGCGATGGTGAATTAGTCATCAATGGCAATTACAATAATGGGATTCGCAGTAAAGACGATTTGATTTTAATCTCTGGTAATTACACCATTAATGCCAAAAATAATGCCTTAAAAGGAAAAGATTCCGTCCAAATTAAAGATGGGCTATATACCTTAACCACCCAAGAAGGTGATGGCATTCAAGCAAATAATACGGAAGATGAAACAAAAGGTTTTGTAACAATTGATGGTGGTAGTTTCTTACTTACCTCTGGGCGTGACGGGATTCAAGCAGAAACCAATGTCACTATCCAACAAGCCGATATTACGATTCAAACCGGTGAAACGACTCTCTCAGAAGACGAAAGTTATAAAGGAATAAAAGCTGGTAAAGCTGTAACTATTCAAAGTGGGACGATCACGATTGATAGCGCTGATGATAGTCTTCACAGTAATGGTGATATTACGATTGCTGATGGTAAGTTAACACTAACTTCCCAAGATGACGGAATTCATGCCGATAATAACCTCACAATTGATGGCGGAAATATTACGATTAAAGGTTCCTACGAAGGCTTAGAAGCCAGTGTGATTACTTTAAATGCTGGTGATATCACTGTCGTTGCTAGTGATGATGGTGTCAACGCAGGTGGTGGTAGTAACACGACAACGGAAACAGGTACATTTGGTGCAGATTCATTTGGTGGCCCTGGCGGAGGTGGTCCTGGTGGTGGCGACCAAGCCGATGAAAGCAAACAAATCATTATCAACGGTGGAACTTTAGCCATTGATGCACAAGGTGATGGGTTAGATAGCAACGGCAATGTTCAAATGACTGGTGGAACCGTCACTGTAAACGGACCGACTGACAATGGCAATGGCGCACTCGATTATAATGGAACATTCAATTTGACTGGTGGAACGTTAGTAAGTGCAGGAAGTAACGGGATGGCGATGAATGTTTCGGACTCATCTACGCAACCTTCATTTGGTATCTATTTTGATAGTACCCAAAAAGCTGACACAGTAATTAGTTTACTCGATAGTTCCGGAAACGTAGTTGTTACGTATCAACCAAGCAAAGATTTCCAACATCTCACACTTTCTTCTGCTGATTTAAAAGTTGGAGAAACCTATACGTTAATTAGCGGATCCGAAGCAAATGGTTCAGAAAAAAATGGCTTATATGATGAAGGAATCGTTAACGGCGTTGAACTAGGTACCCTTACTCTTTCAGATACAATTACAAATGTGACTGAAACCGGGGAAGAAGCAACCACTGGCATGATGGGTGGCGGCCCTGGCGGTATGATGGGTAATCCTGGCGAAATGCCAACTGGAGAAAGACCTCAATAA
- a CDS encoding folate family ECF transporter S component yields MLEMKRKVNAHMITTMGLLIALMVVLSRIIGFESQYLKITFTFIPEMVMGMLFGPFWTGIGAVIADLIGMALFAKSTFFIGFTLNAFIGGAIYGYFFYNKEVTWKNAILCTLTNTVVIGLILTPLWLAIMYNQPLTSWVIWAPRLIKSVIMLPVQSAMIYFVGRVLPMKRLTKNLKFTA; encoded by the coding sequence ATGCTAGAAATGAAAAGAAAAGTCAACGCACACATGATTACTACCATGGGACTTTTGATCGCTTTAATGGTGGTCTTGTCGCGTATTATAGGTTTTGAATCACAGTACCTGAAAATTACCTTCACCTTTATTCCAGAAATGGTGATGGGCATGTTATTTGGTCCTTTTTGGACAGGCATAGGTGCCGTGATTGCCGATTTAATTGGGATGGCATTATTTGCTAAATCAACCTTTTTCATTGGCTTTACGTTGAATGCCTTCATCGGTGGGGCAATCTATGGGTATTTTTTCTACAATAAAGAAGTTACTTGGAAAAATGCTATTTTATGTACATTAACAAATACGGTGGTTATTGGTTTGATTTTAACCCCACTTTGGTTAGCTATTATGTACAACCAACCATTGACAAGCTGGGTCATTTGGGCACCACGTTTAATTAAATCGGTGATTATGTTACCTGTTCAATCCGCGATGATTTATTTTGTGGGACGTGTTTTACCAATGAAACGCTTAACAAAAAACTTGAAATTTACTGCGTAA
- the rsmA gene encoding 16S rRNA (adenine(1518)-N(6)/adenine(1519)-N(6))-dimethyltransferase RsmA, translating into MNEKREIAVPSRTKEILAKHGFTFKKSLGQNFLTEPNILRKIVETAEITDQTNVIEVGPGIGALTEHLAKNARQVLAFEIDDRLIPVLADTLQEYPNVQVVHQDVLAADLLRVTHEVFEDELPIKVVANLPYYITTPIMMHFLESDLPVAEMVVMMQKEVADRISAKPGTKAYGSLSIAVQYYMEAKLAFIVPKTVFVPQPNVDSAILKLTRRVTPAVEVTNEKEFFKLTKAAFQLRRKTLWNNLQNNYGKDEETKKWLQDSLTVAGIDPSRRGETLTLAEFAALSNEMEANKPSLNK; encoded by the coding sequence GTGAACGAAAAAAGAGAAATTGCTGTCCCATCAAGAACAAAAGAGATTCTTGCCAAACATGGGTTTACATTTAAGAAAAGCCTTGGACAAAACTTTTTAACCGAACCAAATATTTTACGAAAAATTGTTGAAACCGCTGAAATTACGGATCAAACGAATGTCATAGAAGTAGGGCCTGGAATTGGTGCATTAACGGAACATTTAGCCAAAAATGCACGCCAAGTCTTAGCCTTTGAAATTGATGATCGACTAATTCCCGTCTTAGCAGATACGTTACAAGAGTATCCCAATGTCCAAGTAGTGCATCAGGATGTCTTAGCAGCGGATCTACTACGTGTTACCCATGAAGTCTTTGAAGATGAATTGCCGATTAAAGTAGTAGCCAACTTACCGTACTATATTACAACGCCGATTATGATGCACTTTTTGGAGTCAGATTTACCAGTCGCTGAAATGGTTGTTATGATGCAAAAAGAAGTTGCTGATCGTATCTCAGCAAAACCAGGAACCAAAGCATATGGCTCTTTATCGATCGCTGTTCAATACTATATGGAAGCAAAATTAGCCTTCATTGTTCCTAAAACAGTTTTTGTCCCTCAGCCTAATGTAGATTCGGCTATTTTGAAATTAACGCGTCGTGTGACACCAGCGGTAGAGGTAACAAATGAAAAGGAGTTTTTCAAATTAACAAAAGCAGCCTTCCAATTGCGTCGTAAAACGCTTTGGAACAATTTGCAAAATAATTATGGAAAAGACGAAGAAACGAAAAAATGGCTACAAGACAGCTTAACAGTCGCTGGAATTGATCCTTCTCGCCGAGGCGAAACATTAACTTTAGCAGAATTTGCTGCACTAAGTAATGAGATGGAAGCTAACAAGCCTTCACTTAATAAATAA
- the rnmV gene encoding ribonuclease M5 has product MNKLAIEEIIVVEGKDDTRRIQEVVNADTIETIGSAINEAILEQIARAQETRGVIIFTDPDFSGEKIRKTIMEVVPDAKHAFLPRNQAQGKRKGSSLGVEHASNEAILEALRKVVTPANSQEEGISRQLLLDYGLIAGAKAKERREKLGDELRIGYTNGKQLAKRLTMFRITEEELAEAMKKVEETL; this is encoded by the coding sequence ATGAATAAATTAGCGATTGAAGAAATTATTGTCGTTGAAGGCAAAGACGACACACGCCGTATTCAAGAAGTAGTGAACGCAGACACGATTGAAACAATCGGTTCAGCGATTAATGAGGCTATTTTAGAACAAATTGCCCGTGCGCAAGAAACACGTGGCGTTATTATTTTTACAGATCCTGATTTTTCAGGCGAAAAAATTCGTAAGACAATTATGGAAGTTGTTCCTGATGCCAAACATGCTTTTTTACCACGAAACCAAGCGCAAGGAAAGCGAAAAGGTTCAAGTTTAGGTGTAGAGCACGCCAGTAATGAAGCAATTTTAGAGGCTTTACGAAAAGTTGTCACACCTGCAAATAGTCAAGAAGAAGGAATTTCTCGTCAGCTTTTATTAGATTATGGCTTAATTGCAGGGGCGAAAGCCAAAGAACGTCGTGAAAAATTAGGGGATGAATTACGCATTGGTTATACCAATGGCAAACAGTTGGCGAAACGTTTAACGATGTTTCGGATTACTGAAGAAGAACTAGCAGAAGCAATGAAAAAAGTGGAGGAAACCTTGTGA
- a CDS encoding TatD family hydrolase gives MIFDSHTHLNAAQFNEDIPETIARANELGVTEMAVVGFDYPTIEKSLQLSQTYPDIYSIIGWHPTEAGSYTKEAEEFLQARLSQRKVVALGEIGLDYYWMEDPKDVQEKVFRRQIAIAKEHQLPISIHTRDAIEDTYRILKEADIRDIGGIMHSFSGDDEWAKKFLDLGMHISFSGVVTFKKALEVQAAAKIVPFDRLLVETDAPYLAPVPYRGKRNEPGYTRYVVEKIAELREVTFEEVARQTTINAHRLFRIEK, from the coding sequence ATGATTTTTGATTCACATACACATTTAAATGCCGCGCAATTTAATGAAGATATTCCTGAAACAATTGCACGTGCAAATGAACTGGGCGTGACTGAAATGGCAGTGGTTGGTTTTGATTATCCAACGATTGAAAAATCACTCCAACTCAGTCAAACATATCCAGATATTTATAGTATTATCGGTTGGCATCCCACTGAAGCCGGCAGTTACACCAAAGAAGCAGAAGAATTTTTACAAGCACGTTTATCGCAGCGAAAAGTCGTTGCATTAGGTGAAATTGGGTTAGATTACTATTGGATGGAAGATCCAAAAGACGTACAAGAAAAAGTCTTTCGTCGTCAAATTGCGATTGCGAAAGAACATCAGCTACCGATTAGTATTCATACTCGGGATGCGATTGAAGATACGTATCGAATTTTAAAAGAGGCAGATATTCGCGATATTGGTGGGATTATGCATAGTTTTAGTGGCGATGATGAATGGGCGAAAAAATTCCTTGATTTAGGGATGCATATTTCTTTTAGTGGCGTTGTTACCTTTAAGAAAGCTTTGGAAGTCCAAGCCGCCGCAAAAATTGTTCCTTTTGACCGTCTGTTAGTTGAAACGGATGCACCTTATTTAGCGCCTGTTCCTTATCGTGGAAAACGGAATGAACCTGGATATACACGCTATGTTGTTGAAAAAATTGCAGAATTACGTGAAGTAACTTTTGAGGAAGTAGCACGACAAACGACTATCAACGCGCATCGTTTGTTTCGGATTGAAAAATGA
- a CDS encoding metallophosphoesterase, translated as MYILYGILTAIALLLFYMVFVEPRRLKKKHYFIRKNKMQVLDISNAYDLYEENTNMIIAHISDTHFSRLYKPYRLNSVIRSVMQTSPDLIIFTGDLIDNYKKWPSRDTKRLIEKLKKMSAPMGKIAILGNHDYSGDGQYFVSEVLKESGFTLLKNEEIFGANKHISINIAGVDDSLKGSPKFDFESTLAQWHLLLIHEPDSVQQIENLQNYDLILAGHSHGGQIRLPFVRYKHPGATVYKRGLYLFANKTLLSINNGLGMSIVPMRLGVPPEIIYYHLAKDEKIASKD; from the coding sequence ATGTACATACTTTATGGGATACTTACTGCAATTGCTCTTCTTCTTTTTTATATGGTCTTCGTTGAGCCTCGCCGATTGAAGAAAAAGCATTACTTTATCCGCAAAAACAAAATGCAAGTCCTTGATATTTCCAACGCTTATGATTTATATGAAGAAAATACCAATATGATCATCGCCCATATCAGTGACACTCACTTCTCACGTTTGTATAAACCGTATCGCTTAAATAGCGTGATTCGCTCAGTTATGCAAACTTCTCCCGATTTAATCATTTTTACAGGAGATTTAATTGATAACTACAAAAAATGGCCCAGCCGTGACACGAAACGTTTAATTGAAAAGTTAAAAAAAATGTCTGCACCAATGGGGAAAATCGCTATTTTAGGCAATCACGATTATTCTGGTGATGGGCAATACTTTGTTAGTGAAGTGTTGAAAGAATCTGGATTTACGTTGTTGAAAAATGAAGAAATTTTTGGCGCGAACAAACATATTTCTATTAATATTGCTGGTGTTGACGACAGTTTAAAGGGTTCACCAAAATTTGATTTTGAATCCACACTGGCACAATGGCATCTTTTATTAATTCATGAACCCGATAGTGTCCAACAAATTGAGAACTTACAAAATTACGATTTAATTTTAGCCGGTCATAGTCATGGTGGCCAAATCCGATTACCTTTTGTTCGTTACAAACATCCTGGGGCAACGGTATATAAACGTGGATTATATCTATTCGCCAATAAGACATTGTTATCTATTAATAACGGTTTAGGAATGAGTATAGTCCCTATGCGCTTAGGTGTACCACCTGAAATCATCTATTATCATCTTGCAAAAGACGAAAAAATCGCATCGAAAGATTAA
- a CDS encoding metal ABC transporter substrate-binding lipoprotein — protein MISNFIDGLVNYHFLQNALITSVAIGVVAGAIGCFIILRGMSLMGDAISHAVLPGVALSYIFGVNFFIGAIIFGLLASVLITYISQNSVIKSDTAIGITFSSFLALGVILIGVANSSTDLFHILFGNVLAVQDIDKWITLGITLLVLLLIALFFRPLLITSFDPMMAKAFGMKVEVYHYLLMMLLTLVSVTAMQSVGTILVVAMLVTPAATAYLFTKRLSHMLLLSSFLGGLSSVIGLFIGYSFNIAAGSSIVLTAATLFVLGFLLSPKQRAKNGKKNWLFAAGVVALLGGGIALYSSLHATEETEDKLNVVVTNSILKDITEQIAGDHINLHSIVPVGKDPHEYEPLPEDVQKSTDADVLFYNGLNLETGGNAWFTKLMNNAKKTVNEDYFAVSDGVEVLYLEDEAAGKEDPHAWLNLENGMIYAQNIAKHLSEKDPENASIYQENLTKYLELLTKLDEEAKAKFASIPEDRKLIVTSEGCFKYFSKAYNVPSAYIWEINTEEEGTPDQIRLLVDRLKASNVQSLFIESSVNPKPMQSVAKDSGIPIYSEIFTDSVAEPGNEGDSYYAMMKWNLDKIYEGLAK, from the coding sequence ATGATTAGTAATTTTATTGATGGGTTAGTAAATTATCACTTTTTACAAAATGCTTTAATTACATCAGTTGCGATTGGTGTTGTTGCGGGAGCGATTGGTTGTTTTATTATCTTACGCGGGATGTCATTGATGGGCGATGCCATTTCTCATGCGGTACTACCGGGTGTTGCTTTATCGTATATTTTTGGTGTTAATTTCTTTATCGGAGCGATTATTTTTGGCCTATTGGCGTCGGTATTGATTACGTACATTTCGCAAAATAGTGTTATCAAAAGCGATACAGCGATTGGGATTACTTTTAGTTCCTTTTTAGCACTGGGGGTTATTTTAATCGGTGTGGCGAACAGTTCAACCGATTTATTCCATATTTTATTTGGGAATGTCTTAGCTGTACAAGATATTGATAAGTGGATTACTTTAGGAATAACTTTACTGGTCTTATTACTGATTGCGCTATTTTTCCGTCCATTGCTAATTACTTCATTTGATCCAATGATGGCCAAAGCATTTGGAATGAAAGTGGAAGTATACCACTACTTGTTGATGATGTTATTAACCTTAGTTTCGGTGACTGCAATGCAAAGTGTCGGTACAATCTTAGTAGTTGCAATGTTGGTGACACCTGCTGCAACGGCCTATTTATTTACCAAACGCTTGAGTCACATGTTGTTATTATCTAGCTTTTTAGGTGGACTTTCATCCGTGATTGGTTTGTTTATTGGCTATAGCTTTAATATTGCGGCTGGTTCAAGTATTGTGTTAACAGCAGCTACGTTGTTTGTGCTAGGATTTTTATTGTCACCAAAACAACGAGCAAAAAATGGGAAGAAAAACTGGCTTTTCGCTGCTGGTGTAGTTGCTCTATTAGGTGGTGGGATTGCTTTATACAGTAGTTTACATGCTACGGAAGAAACTGAGGACAAATTGAATGTTGTGGTAACCAATTCTATTTTGAAAGATATTACTGAACAAATTGCGGGTGACCATATTAACTTACACAGTATTGTTCCCGTCGGAAAAGACCCACATGAATATGAGCCCTTGCCAGAAGATGTCCAAAAATCAACAGATGCCGATGTCCTATTCTATAATGGGTTGAACTTAGAAACTGGCGGCAATGCATGGTTTACCAAATTGATGAATAATGCAAAGAAAACTGTTAATGAAGACTATTTTGCTGTTAGTGATGGCGTAGAAGTCTTGTACCTTGAAGATGAAGCCGCAGGGAAAGAAGATCCCCATGCGTGGTTAAACTTAGAAAATGGGATGATTTACGCTCAAAATATTGCCAAACATTTGAGTGAAAAAGATCCTGAAAACGCGAGCATCTATCAAGAGAATCTAACGAAATATTTGGAACTATTAACAAAGCTAGATGAAGAAGCAAAAGCCAAATTTGCGTCGATTCCGGAAGACCGCAAATTAATTGTGACAAGCGAAGGCTGTTTTAAATACTTCTCGAAAGCCTACAATGTTCCTTCTGCGTACATTTGGGAAATTAATACGGAAGAAGAAGGAACTCCTGATCAAATCCGTTTATTAGTAGACCGTTTGAAAGCATCCAATGTCCAATCGCTTTTCATTGAAAGTAGTGTCAATCCAAAACCAATGCAAAGTGTTGCCAAAGATTCAGGCATTCCAATTTATTCAGAAATCTTTACCGATTCTGTTGCAGAACCAGGCAATGAAGGGGATAGTTATTATGCGATGATGAAATGGAATTTGGATAAAATTTATGAAGGTTTAGCAAAATAA
- a CDS encoding metal ABC transporter ATP-binding protein, giving the protein MLKFQQISASYDGVHQAVDHVSFTVEKPAIVGIIGPNGAGKSTFIKAALHLISNTGETTIEGQPLKSVQKKIAYVEQKTAIDYTFPITVRECVSLGLYPQKTIFQRFSKTDWQKVDAALDLVKMSEFKERQIGELSGGQFQRVLIARTLVQDASYIFLDEPFVGIDATSEGIIMDLLQNFKAQGKTIFIVHHDLSKVEDYFDELVILNKQLIAHGPIKETFTEKNLIAAFGDSIFIKGGRLND; this is encoded by the coding sequence ATGCTGAAGTTTCAACAAATTTCTGCCAGCTATGATGGCGTTCATCAAGCAGTTGATCATGTATCATTTACTGTTGAAAAACCAGCAATCGTAGGGATTATTGGTCCAAACGGTGCAGGTAAATCAACGTTTATCAAAGCGGCATTACATTTAATTTCAAATACCGGAGAGACGACAATTGAGGGACAACCCTTAAAATCGGTCCAGAAGAAAATTGCCTATGTCGAACAAAAAACAGCAATTGATTACACATTTCCAATTACTGTTCGTGAGTGTGTGTCATTAGGTTTGTATCCACAAAAAACGATTTTCCAACGTTTTTCCAAAACAGATTGGCAAAAAGTCGATGCAGCATTGGACTTAGTCAAAATGAGTGAATTCAAAGAGCGCCAAATCGGTGAATTATCAGGAGGACAGTTCCAACGTGTGTTAATTGCGCGTACATTAGTACAAGATGCCTCTTACATTTTTCTTGATGAACCATTTGTCGGAATTGATGCCACGAGTGAAGGAATTATCATGGATTTACTACAAAACTTTAAAGCACAAGGCAAAACAATTTTTATTGTGCATCATGATTTAAGCAAAGTTGAAGATTATTTTGATGAATTGGTCATTTTAAACAAGCAACTAATTGCGCATGGTCCAATCAAAGAAACGTTTACGGAGAAAAACTTAATTGCGGCGTTTGGCGATTCCATTTTTATCAAAGGAGGTCGTTTAAATGATTAG
- a CDS encoding DUF438 domain-containing protein: MERTREERQKRIVEILSLLHEGGSFEEAKRLFNEEFDGVDVTEITAAEKALIQSGLNPAEIQKLCNIHAAVFKGSINDIHHSSAAYAQPGHPVHTLKLENQVLQSLLTDEIDSLLVKISKGDWSVKERLISALMDLLQIDKHYTRKETLIFAYMEKYGITAPPQVMWGVDDDIRAMIKELVTYAKNEKVAYNPLVEKWETVKNEIEEMIFKEEEIMVPMTLDVFHLKDWENIAADSFEIGFSYIPDPLPFTASTEALAKEVEREPLRLAAIQQAKETTDAIAVGLKSESIAMEETYDWEQTNTADTVVLPTGVLQLNQLIALFQALPVDLTYVDANDRVRFYSEGKERIFPRTKSVIGRQVVNCHPPKSMHMVQQILDDFRSGAREQADFWIDLGPKKIYIRYFALKDEKRTYLGCLEVTQDITDIQTLAGQNRLLEGFTN, encoded by the coding sequence ATGGAACGAACACGAGAAGAACGTCAAAAAAGAATTGTTGAAATTTTATCCTTGTTACATGAAGGTGGTTCTTTTGAAGAGGCCAAACGTTTATTCAATGAAGAGTTTGATGGTGTAGATGTCACAGAAATCACAGCTGCTGAAAAAGCGTTAATTCAAAGTGGCTTAAATCCTGCCGAAATTCAAAAACTGTGTAATATTCATGCTGCTGTTTTTAAAGGATCAATTAACGATATTCACCACTCAAGTGCAGCTTACGCTCAACCGGGTCATCCAGTACATACCTTGAAATTAGAAAATCAAGTATTACAATCTCTGTTGACGGATGAGATAGATAGTTTATTAGTAAAAATTTCAAAAGGTGATTGGTCAGTAAAAGAGCGTCTCATTAGCGCATTAATGGATTTGTTACAAATTGACAAACATTATACTCGTAAAGAAACCCTCATTTTTGCTTATATGGAAAAATATGGCATTACGGCACCACCACAAGTAATGTGGGGTGTTGACGATGATATTCGTGCGATGATAAAAGAGCTAGTTACCTATGCCAAAAATGAGAAAGTCGCCTATAATCCACTGGTTGAAAAATGGGAGACTGTAAAAAATGAAATTGAAGAAATGATTTTTAAAGAAGAAGAAATTATGGTGCCGATGACTTTAGATGTTTTTCACTTAAAAGATTGGGAAAACATTGCTGCTGATAGTTTTGAGATTGGCTTTTCCTATATCCCAGACCCTTTGCCTTTTACAGCTAGTACAGAAGCATTGGCAAAAGAAGTTGAACGTGAACCTTTACGCTTAGCTGCGATTCAACAAGCCAAAGAAACAACTGATGCTATTGCTGTTGGATTAAAGAGTGAATCAATTGCTATGGAAGAAACCTACGATTGGGAACAAACGAATACTGCAGATACGGTGGTTTTACCTACAGGAGTGTTACAGCTTAATCAACTGATTGCCTTGTTTCAAGCATTGCCAGTTGATTTAACGTATGTTGATGCAAATGACCGTGTTCGTTTTTATTCAGAAGGTAAGGAGCGCATTTTTCCTCGTACAAAATCAGTCATTGGTCGTCAAGTAGTCAATTGTCATCCACCAAAAAGTATGCATATGGTACAGCAAATTCTAGATGATTTCCGCTCAGGAGCTAGAGAACAGGCAGATTTTTGGATTGATTTAGGTCCCAAGAAAATTTATATTCGTTATTTTGCTTTGAAAGATGAAAAAAGAACGTATTTAGGTTGTTTAGAAGTGACGCAAGACATTACTGACATTCAAACATTAGCTGGACAAAATCGCTTGTTAGAAGGTTTTACAAATTAA
- a CDS encoding DUF1858 domain-containing protein yields MEIDLTKSVYEIVTLYPQVKEIMFEIGFKEIAQPGMLQTAGRYMTIPKGARMKKIPLEEIVATFKANGFTVKGE; encoded by the coding sequence ATGGAGATTGATTTAACAAAAAGTGTCTATGAAATAGTGACATTATATCCTCAAGTGAAGGAAATAATGTTTGAAATAGGATTTAAAGAAATTGCCCAACCAGGTATGTTGCAAACAGCAGGACGTTACATGACGATTCCTAAAGGAGCTAGGATGAAAAAAATTCCGTTAGAAGAAATTGTAGCAACGTTTAAAGCAAATGGTTTTACAGTGAAAGGAGAATAA
- a CDS encoding flavocytochrome c, whose product MKKIVSSLLIVSAFLLTACGSGNTNSSSASSATNSSTEKTSASSDANSGASEQEYTDPSQLKDSYDVIIVGAGGAGMAAAIQAKEAGANPVIFEKMPIAGGNTLKSSGGMNASETKFQKEQGIEDSNDTFFEDTLKGGQETNDRDLLRYFVDHSADAIDWLDNMGITLNNISYSGGASVKRIHRPADGSAVGGYLVDGLIRNVHEREIPLFVNADVTKINETDDKISGVTVSINGEEKEINAKAVVVTTGGFGSNEEMITKYRPDLKGYVSTTSEGSTGDGIKMIEALGGQTVAMDQIQVHPTVVQKDGMLISETVRGEGAILVNQQGKRFFNELETRDKVSAAETELPEHYAYLIFDDALAKRAKQVDFYKEQGVVEEGATIEELAKKIDVPEETLKATLDTWNKAVADKKDEEFGRETAMDYDLTEGPFYAIQIAPGIHHTMGGVKINTETQVINKEDKTIPGLYAAGEVTGGLHGNNRIGGNAVADIIIFGRQAGNQSAGFVKQ is encoded by the coding sequence ATGAAAAAGATTGTAAGTAGTTTATTAATTGTTTCTGCTTTCTTGCTAACTGCTTGTGGTAGTGGTAACACAAATTCTAGTAGTGCAAGTAGTGCAACAAACTCATCTACTGAAAAAACGAGCGCTTCATCAGATGCAAATTCGGGCGCATCTGAACAAGAGTACACGGACCCGTCACAATTAAAAGATAGCTATGACGTTATCATTGTTGGTGCGGGTGGTGCAGGAATGGCAGCCGCGATACAAGCCAAAGAAGCCGGAGCAAATCCTGTTATTTTTGAAAAAATGCCGATTGCAGGTGGGAATACCTTAAAATCTTCTGGCGGAATGAATGCATCTGAAACTAAATTCCAAAAAGAACAAGGGATTGAAGATAGCAACGATACTTTTTTTGAAGATACATTAAAAGGTGGACAAGAAACCAATGATCGTGACCTACTTCGTTATTTCGTTGACCATTCAGCTGATGCCATTGATTGGTTAGATAATATGGGCATTACGTTGAATAATATTAGCTACAGTGGTGGTGCAAGTGTAAAACGTATCCATCGTCCAGCTGATGGTTCTGCTGTGGGTGGTTACTTAGTCGATGGATTAATTCGTAACGTTCATGAACGTGAAATTCCGTTATTCGTCAATGCTGATGTTACAAAAATTAATGAAACCGACGATAAAATTTCAGGTGTAACTGTTTCAATTAACGGTGAAGAAAAAGAAATCAATGCCAAAGCAGTTGTTGTAACAACAGGTGGTTTTGGTTCAAATGAAGAAATGATTACGAAATACCGTCCAGACTTAAAAGGTTATGTTAGTACGACTTCTGAAGGAAGCACTGGCGATGGCATTAAAATGATTGAAGCTTTAGGTGGACAAACAGTCGCTATGGACCAAATCCAAGTCCATCCAACTGTTGTTCAAAAAGATGGGATGTTAATTAGTGAAACCGTTCGTGGTGAAGGAGCGATTTTGGTAAATCAGCAAGGGAAACGATTCTTTAACGAACTAGAAACACGCGACAAAGTTTCAGCTGCTGAAACTGAATTGCCTGAACATTATGCATATCTAATTTTCGATGATGCTTTAGCAAAAAGAGCAAAACAAGTAGACTTTTACAAAGAGCAAGGTGTTGTAGAAGAAGGTGCCACAATTGAAGAACTAGCGAAGAAAATTGATGTACCTGAAGAAACACTGAAAGCAACATTAGACACTTGGAATAAAGCAGTTGCTGATAAAAAAGACGAAGAATTTGGTCGTGAAACAGCTATGGATTACGATTTAACTGAGGGACCTTTCTATGCTATTCAAATTGCACCAGGAATTCACCATACAATGGGTGGCGTAAAAATTAATACCGAAACACAAGTGATTAACAAAGAAGACAAAACGATCCCTGGTTTATATGCAGCTGGTGAAGTAACAGGTGGTTTGCATGGAAATAACCGAATTGGTGGGAATGCCGTAGCTGATATTATTATCTTTGGCCGCCAAGCAGGAAACCAATCGGCTGGTTTTGTTAAACAGTAA